One genomic segment of Xylanibacillus composti includes these proteins:
- a CDS encoding CBS domain-containing protein, with translation MNIAFFLLPKKDVVCLTPESTVRQALERMEYHRYSAVPLLDDEGRYVGTITEGDLLWALKNTPDMNIASINRKKLKEIPCRLQNKSVSINAQIEDLITLAIAQNFVPVVDDQDKFIGIIRRREIMEYCSQLLMKSDAVS, from the coding sequence ATGAATATCGCTTTTTTTCTGTTGCCCAAAAAGGACGTTGTCTGTCTGACGCCCGAATCCACAGTGCGTCAAGCCTTGGAGCGCATGGAATACCATCGCTACAGCGCCGTTCCCCTGCTGGACGATGAAGGAAGATATGTCGGAACGATTACGGAGGGAGACCTGTTGTGGGCGTTGAAGAATACGCCGGACATGAATATCGCTTCGATCAACAGAAAGAAGCTGAAGGAAATCCCTTGCCGACTTCAAAACAAATCTGTATCCATCAATGCGCAAATTGAGGACCTGATTACGCTGGCAATAGCCCAAAATTTCGTTCCGGTCGTGGATGACCAAGACAAATTCATTGGTATTATACGCAGACGAGAAATTATGGAGTACTGCTCGCAGCTGCTTATGAAATCAGACGCTGTATCATGA